In Ammospiza nelsoni isolate bAmmNel1 chromosome 22, bAmmNel1.pri, whole genome shotgun sequence, a single window of DNA contains:
- the DNAJC11 gene encoding dnaJ homolog subfamily C member 11: protein MAAALGEEAPDNEDYYGLLNVRREASQEELKAAYRRLCMLYHPDKHRDPELKSQAERLFNLVHQAYEVLSDPQTRAIYDIYGRRGLEMEGWEVVERKRTAAEIREEFERLQREREERRLQQRTNPKGTISVGIDATDLFDRYDEEYEDVPGSSFPQIEINKMHISQSIEAPLTSTDTAILSGNLSTQNGNGGGSINLALRRVTSAKGWGELEFGAGDLHGPLFGLKIFRNLTPRCFITTNCALQFSSRGVRPGLTTVLARNLDKNTMGYLQWRWGIQSAMNTSIVRDTKSSHLTLAMQLGIPHSFMMVSYQHKFQDEDQTRVKGSLKVGFFGTIVEYGAERKISRHSVLGATVSVGVPQGVSLKIKLNRASQTYFFPVHLTDQLLPSAVFYATVGPLVIYFAMHRLVIKPYLRAQKERELEKQRESTASDILQKKQEAEAAVRLMQESVRRIIEAEEARMGLIVVNAWYGKFVNDNSRKNEKVKVIDVTVPLQCLVKDSKLILTEASKAGLPGFYDPCVGEEKSLKVLYQFRGVLHQVMSADNEALRIPKQSHRIDADG from the exons ATGGCGGCGGCCTTGGGCGAGGAGGCGCCGGACAACGAGGACTACTACGGGCTGCTGAACGTGCGCCGTGAG GCCtcccaggaggagctgaaggcGGCGTACCGCCGGCTGTGCATGCTCTACCACCCCGACAAGCACCGCGACCCCGAGCTCAAGAGCCAGGCTGAGCGTCTCTTCAACCTTGTCCACCAAGCCTATGAAG TGCTTAGTGATCCACAGACCAGAGCCATCTATGACATATATGGGAGGAGAGGACTGGAGATGGAAGGCTGGGAG GTTGTGGAACGAAAGAGAACTGCAGCTGAAATCAGGGAAGAATTTGAGCgtctgcagagggagagggaagagaggagactGCAGCAGAGAACTAATCCAAAG GGAACAATTAGTGTGGGAATAGATGCCACTGACCTGTTTGATCGCTATGATGAGGAGTATGAAGatgtgcctgggagcagcttTCCCCAGATTGAGATCAACAAAATGCACATATCCCAGTCCATCGAG GCACCCCTGACTTCCACAGATACAGCAATACTGTCTGGAAACCTTTCCACCCAGAATGGGAATGGAGGGGGATCAATTAATCTTGCACTGAGACGAGTGACATCTGCCAAGGGATGGGGAGAG TTGGAGTTTGGAGCTGGAGACCTTCATGGACCTCTCTTTGGGCTGAAGATATTTCGTAATCTTACCCCAAGATG TTTCATCACCACAAACTGTGCCCTGCAGTTCTCATCGCGCGGGGTCCGCCCCGGCCTCACCACGGTCCTGGCCCGAAACCTGGACAAGAACACCATGGGCTACCTGCAGTGGAGGTGGGGCATCCAGTCAGCCATGAACACCAGCATTGTCCGGGACACCAAAAGCAGCCACCTCACCCTGGCAATGCAG CTGGGAATCCCCCATTCTTTCATGATGGTCAGTTACCAGCATAAGTTTCAGGATGAGGATCAAACACGAGTGAAAGGTTCTCTCAA GGTGGGTTTCTTTGGGACCATAGTGGAGTATGGAGCAGAGAGGAAGATCTCCAGGCACAGTGTTCTAGGAGCCACTGTCAGCGTTGGTGTTCCTCAAGGAGTGTCCTTGAAAATCAA GCTGAATAGGGCCAGCCAGACCTACTTCTTCCCTGTCCATCTAACAGATCAGCtgcttcccagtgctgtgttCTATGCCACCGTGGGACCTCTCGTTATCTACTTTGCCATGCACAGGCTGGTCATCAAACCCTACCTCAGGGCACAGAAGGAGAG ggagctggagaagcaGCGGGAGAGCACAGCCAGTGACATCCTGCAGAAGAAACAGGAGGCTGAAGCAGCA GTCCGGTTAATGCAGGAGTCAGTCCGAAGGATAATTGAAGCAGAGGAAGCCAGAATGG GTCTGATTGTAGTGAATGCCTGGTATGGGAAGTTTGTTAACGACAACAGCAGGAAGAATGAGAAGGTGAAGGTTATAGATGTGACTGTGCCTCTGCAGTGCTTGGTGAAGGACTCTAAACTCATCCTTACAGAGGCCTCCAAG GCTGGGCTGCCAGGCTTCTACGACCCCTGTGTGGGTGAGGAGAAGAGTTTGAAAGTGCTTTATCAGTTCCGAGGAGTTCTGCACCAGGTGATGTCAGCTGACAATGAGGCCCTTAGGATACCAAAGCAAT CTCACAGGATCGATGCCGACGGCTAA